CGCGTCGTGCCCGGTCCACTTCTTTTCCTTCTCGTCCCACCAGACCAGCGCCTTGCGCTCGCTCCACGGCCGCCCGTCGGGCCGCGCCGAGGCGCGGTTGTAGAGGATGCGGCGGTCGTTCGGCCACGCGTAGCCCCAGCCATGCCCGTAGCGGCCTTTGGGCTCGCGCTTCTCCGGCTTGAGCTCGTCGGACTTGGGGAACATGCCGGAGTAGATCCAGCAGCCGCACGCCGTTGACCCGTCCGCCTTGAGCTCCTTGTAGCCGCTCACGTGTTTGCCGTCGGCGACGGTGTACCCGTTGATCTCTTTCAGGATGGCGCGGATGTCCGGGTCCTGATGCGGCCCGTGCACGCCGTAGTCCCAGGTGAGGGCGCGCAGGCCGGCGCTGCGCGAACGCCGGTCACGCTCGGTTTTGGCTTTCAGCCGCCGCCCGAGGTGGTACACGAACCAGAGATCGCTGCGGCAGTCCTGCGGCGGCTCGACGGCCTTCTGCCGGAACTGGATCGTTCGCTGCGTGTTGGTGAATGACCCTTCCTTTTCCGCGTGCCCGGCCGCAGGCAGGAAGAATATCTCGGTGCCGATCTCTTCCGGCTTCAACTCACCGCGCTCGATCTCCGGCCCGTCATGCCAGAAGGCTGCGGTCTCCGTCTCGACCATCTCACGCACGACCAGCCACTTCAGCCGCGCGAGCGCCTTGCGCTCCAGGCGCGCGTTGGGCGCTCCGACCGCCGGGTTCTGCCCCATCACGAGCAGGCCTTCCACCTTGCCGTCGGCCATGTCGAGCCAGTAGCCGAAGTGCGAGTGGTCGCCGGTGACGCGCGGCAGCCACCCATAGCCCCACTCGCTCGCCTCGCTGGCGTCCTCGCCGTACCACGCCTTCAACAGGCTGATGATGTACTTGTCGAAGTTGTGCCACCAGCCCGTCGCGGCGCGATGCTTCTTGATGTAGTCCGCCAGCGCGTGCGAGTCGGCCTCGAAGAAGGGCATCGGCATGTAGCCCGGCAGGATGTCGTACAGCGTGGGGATGTCGGTCGAGCCCTGGATGGAGGCGTGCCCGCGCAACGCGAGGATGCCGCCGCCCGGCCGCCCGATGTTGCCCAAAAGCAGTTGCAGGATCGACGCCGTGCGGATGATCTGCACGCCGTCGGAGTGTTGCGTCCACCCGACCGCGTAGCAGATTGCGCCGGTGCGCTCCGGGCCCGAGTTCGACACGAAGACCTCGGCGACCTCGAGAAACTTTTCTTTCGGGATGCCGCAGGCGCGCTCGACCATCTCCGGCGTATAGCGCGCAAAGTGTCGCTTCAACACCTGGTAGACGCAGCGCGGATGTTGCAGCGTCTTGTCCTGCTTGTGCTTGCCGACGTCCCCGGCTTCACCGCCCCGGTCCTTGCCGTGCCCGCCGCCGGCCTTGGAGTGTCCTGCGGGTTCCTCCGATTTCTGATCCTTCTTGGGCGAGCCCTCGTAGAGCCAGCTGGTCGGGTCGTACTTCTTCTCCTTGTCGTCCCAACCGGAGAACAGGCCGCCTAAGTCCTCGGTGTCGCGAAAGTCTTCGCGCAGGATGGTGGGCGCGTTCGTGTAATGCACGACGTATTCGCGGAAGTCCCGTTCGTTCTGGAGCACGTAGTTGACCAGCGCGCCGAGGAAGACGATGTCGGACCCGGCGCGCAGCGGCAGCCAGTAGTCCGCCATGGCCGAGGTGCGCGTGAAGCGCGGGTCCACGTGGATGACCTTCGCGCCGTTCTTCTCCCGCGCCTCGATCACCCACTGGAAGCCCACGGGATGGTTCTCCGCCATCGACGAGCCCATGATCAGGATGGCGTCCGCGTTCGCGAGGTCCTGCTGCGCGGTGGTGGCGCCCCCGCGCCCGAACGAGGTGCCCAGACCGGGCACCGTCGAGCTGTGTCATATCCGGGCTTGGTTGCTCAAGCAGACCATGCCCAGACCTCCCGTGAAGAGTTTCTTGATCAGGTAGTTCTCTTCGATGTCGAGCGTGGCGCCGCCCAGATGCGCCATCGCCGTGGTCTGCATCAGCCCTTCGCCATCCTTCTTTTCCTGGAAGCTGTTTTCCCGCGTCTCCCACATGCGGTCGGCGATCATGTCCATCGCCGTCTCGAGGTCGAGCGATTCCCAGTGCTTCGAATACGGGCGGCGGTACTTCACCTTCAACTCGCGCCCGGCATGGGTCAGTAGCTCGAAGCTGTCGGCGCCCTTGGGGCAGAGGTGCCCACGCGAGATCGGCGACTCCGGGTCGCCTTCGATCGAGATCAGCTGGTTGCCCTTGTGAAAGACGAGCTGCCCGCATCCCACGCCGCAATAAGGACAGATGGAGCGCGCGACCTCGGCGTCGTAGTGCTTGGGAAGAAGCCGGCGTGTCTCGTCGCTCATGGCTTCTTGGCCGGTGCCGTCGCCGCCTTCGGTGATCTGGCGGATGACAGGCCAGCGCGCGAGCAGGTCCTTCAGCATGCAGACTCCGGTTCGGGGGACAGAAAAGGGCCGCTACGGCTTAGGAGCTTGCCATGCTACTGAAAGGTTGCCGTGCGCGCAAAGCCGCACTGCTACGATATGCGCCATGTTCGCGCGCCGCACCGCGTGGCACGACCAGCCCAACCGCTTCACCCAGGCGCTCGACGCCCGCCGGCGAAGCGGCCAGCCGGTGTTCGACCTCTCCGAGTCGAATCCCACGCGCTGCGGCTTCGACTATCCCCACTGGCTGCTCGACGCCTTGCCCGACCCGCGCGCCCTCGATTACGCGCCGGAGGCCCGCGGGTTGCGCTCGGCGCGCGAGGCCGTCAGCGCCTATTACGCCGCGCGCGGGGAGAGGGCGGATCCCGACCGCATCTTGCTGGCGACCAGCACCAGCGAGGCCTACTCCTGGATCTTCCGCCTGCTCTGCGACCCGGGCGACGAGATCCTGGTGCCCGCGCCCAGCTACCCGCTGTTCGAGTACCTCGCCTCCATCCAGGACGTCGCCCCGGTCCGCTACCCGCTCTTCTACGACCACGGCTGGCACGTCGACCTGCACGCGCTCGAGCAGGCGCTCACGCCGCGCACGCGCGCCATCATGCTGGTGAACCCGAACAACCCCACCGGCTCCTATGTTCGCGAGGCAGAGCTGAAAGGGTTGAACCGGCTCTGCGCGGCGCGGGAGCTGGCGCTCGTCGCCGATGAGGTGTTCCTCGATTT
The sequence above is drawn from the Terriglobales bacterium genome and encodes:
- the fdh gene encoding formate dehydrogenase codes for the protein MLKDLLARWPVIRQITEGGDGTGQEAMSDETRRLLPKHYDAEVARSICPYCGVGCGQLVFHKGNQLISIEGDPESPISRGHLCPKGADSFELLTHAGRELKVKYRRPYSKHWESLDLETAMDMIADRMWETRENSFQEKKDGEGLMQTTAMAHLGGATLDIEENYLIKKLFTGGLGMVCLSNQARIUHSSTVPGLGTSFGRGGATTAQQDLANADAILIMGSSMAENHPVGFQWVIEAREKNGAKVIHVDPRFTRTSAMADYWLPLRAGSDIVFLGALVNYVLQNERDFREYVVHYTNAPTILREDFRDTEDLGGLFSGWDDKEKKYDPTSWLYEGSPKKDQKSEEPAGHSKAGGGHGKDRGGEAGDVGKHKQDKTLQHPRCVYQVLKRHFARYTPEMVERACGIPKEKFLEVAEVFVSNSGPERTGAICYAVGWTQHSDGVQIIRTASILQLLLGNIGRPGGGILALRGHASIQGSTDIPTLYDILPGYMPMPFFEADSHALADYIKKHRAATGWWHNFDKYIISLLKAWYGEDASEASEWGYGWLPRVTGDHSHFGYWLDMADGKVEGLLVMGQNPAVGAPNARLERKALARLKWLVVREMVETETAAFWHDGPEIERGELKPEEIGTEIFFLPAAGHAEKEGSFTNTQRTIQFRQKAVEPPQDCRSDLWFVYHLGRRLKAKTERDRRSRSAGLRALTWDYGVHGPHQDPDIRAILKEINGYTVADGKHVSGYKELKADGSTACGCWIYSGMFPKSDELKPEKREPKGRYGHGWGYAWPNDRRILYNRASARPDGRPWSERKALVWWDEKEKKWTGHDAPDFTPDKAPDYKPPKNAQGDEALAGDKPFIMHPDGDGWIYVPSGLKDGPLPTHYEPLESPIANPLYPEHGENPASQKKERPDNAYAFSPGDARFPYVLTTYRLTEHHTAGGMTRTLPHLAELQPELFCELSPELASEEGVEHGEWVTIGTPRGLIEARALVTNRMPALTIDGKRVHQVGLPYHWGFRGLVQGDVVNDLLAISEEPNVRIMETKGLLCNLRAGRRQGGKRDLAEMKRELARPV
- a CDS encoding pyridoxal phosphate-dependent aminotransferase, whose amino-acid sequence is MFARRTAWHDQPNRFTQALDARRRSGQPVFDLSESNPTRCGFDYPHWLLDALPDPRALDYAPEARGLRSAREAVSAYYAARGERADPDRILLATSTSEAYSWIFRLLCDPGDEILVPAPSYPLFEYLASIQDVAPVRYPLFYDHGWHVDLHALEQALTPRTRAIMLVNPNNPTGSYVREAELKGLNRLCAARELALVADEVFLDFAFDQAQHPSLVRNDTALTCTLSGLSKIAGLPQMKVAWLVAGGPAAQVEAALSRLEVIADTYLSLNTPLQLALPALLAFRSEFQAQLGKRMQANLAALDAALQAVPSVVRLEAEGGWYAVLRVPQTASDEDVAIALLEQGVVVHPGHFYDFSAEGYLVVSLLPAPERFAEGAARLAASLRQRFR